In the genome of Columba livia isolate bColLiv1 breed racing homer chromosome 1, bColLiv1.pat.W.v2, whole genome shotgun sequence, the window GCCGCTGCCTCTCCCAGTCGGAGGCcggcgcggggctgcggggtcGGGAGCGTCAGCACCCGGAAGTGGGCGCTGTGCAGCGGCGGTGCCGTAGACAAGTGCTGGTGGGGCGGGCCGGGGCCTGAGCCGTGCGGCGGGTGGcgcccggcggcggggccggggccggggccggtgTGAGAGCGATCGCGGCGGGGCCCGAGCCCCGCGGGGTGGCGGCAGCAGCGCCATGGCGGCCGAGGGGAAGGTGAcggggcagagccaggagcagttcctgctgctggccaaggcGGCCCGCGGCGCCGCCCTCGCCAGCCTCATCCACCAGGTCCTGGAGGCCCCGGGCATCTACGTCTTCGGGGAGCTGCTGGACATGCCCGCCGTCCGGGAGGTGAgaccggcccggccccgcggcccaCCCCTGCGCGGCAGGCCTGCCGGGCCCTGCCCGCGGcccgggccggggggcggcggagcctgaccccgtgtccccgcagctGGCCGACAGCGAGTTCTCCCCCGTGTTCCGCCTCCTGACAATCTTCGCCTACGGCACCTACGCGGACTATCTGGGTGAGGCCGGGTGGCGGGGCGTAAGGGGGCTCATGGGCCCTTTCCCTTCCCGGCGATGCTGGTCCCTCGGTGCGGAAAACGTGCCAGAGCCCCGAGGCGCTGCGACCCCTCGCCCAAACTGCCCCCTGTGCCTCTGTCACTGCGGCCCCTCAGGTTGTGGTTTCGGGCCACGACCACAGGGGTACCTGGCAATAGTTAATGCTCCCGTTTGCCATCTATGTGGGAAATTTCCAAGAACATCTTGACAAAGGCATTTCTGAGgggcaaagggaaagaaagacttGGGTATCCACTGGGACGTGCAGGCCTGCATGAATAAGGCATGGGACAGCTAGAGAGCATGACTTGAGGCTGAGGGGGAGGAAAGCCTGCTCAGAAGAGGTCTTTTGAGCTAAGAACTAATGTGGATGGCTTGGCAAGATGTAGCATTGCTTGGGAGATTGATGCGCAGATACTTTGGGTATAGTGTAGATGCctctgtgcagggctgggaaatGGAAAATGAGGCATAAATTCTTATACCCTGTTCTTTCCCCTGACAATAGCTGAAGCAGCAAACCTCCCTCCCTTGACAGAGGCTCAGAAGAACAAACTGAGGCACCTGTCAGTCGTCACTCTGGCTGCCAAGATCAAGGTAGTGGTCCTATTTCTCCCCGAGTTTTCCCTCCACTGAGATTGCCTCATGCTAGTTACTGTCATGTTTCCACAGTGCATCCCTTACtcagtgctgctggagcagttacAGCTGAAGAACGTCCGACAACTGGAGGACCTTGTGATTGAGGCTGTGTATGCAGATGTGCTGCGAGGGAGCTTGGATCAGCGGAACCAGCGCCTGGAGGTGGATTACAGCATTGGGAGGGACATCCGGAGGGAGGAGCTGAGCACCATCAGCCGCACGTTGCAGGAGTGGTGAGGAGGAAGCCCCCAATACTAACACCCAAAAGAGGTTGCAGGAGTGGCCGGTGGCTTTCCCGGATTCCTTGTGTGTCACTTGGGGATAGCATTGTGAGGTGGCATACTGAatcccctttctttctactttggAAAGGAAGTTTCCAAAAATAGTTTTCCAGATCCCCCTGCTTGTTGCTGGAGGGGTGATGAGACTGCAGCAACCTTTGCACAgtcctggctgctggcagcaggctTTCTGAGTATAAACCTGTAGCCCCTAACCTAGTGCCACCTTGTTATTTGTCCCCCTCCTAAGTAATAACGTCACTACATTATTACATTGGACTCCAGTCCTTTGTCTTCCCTGCCTGGTGTAGCTGTCACTTTCTGGTCTTTTTGGTCTCTAGAGTTGAAATGTGTCACTTTCACGTTTCTTTCTATGCTGGCCTCTTCATTTTTACATCTTCTCTCCAGGTGCCAGGGCTGCGAGGTTGTCTTGTCAGGCATTGAAGAGCAGGTTAGCCGGGCCAACCAGCATAAAGAGCAACAGCTGGCACTTAAGCAGCAGATAGAGAGTGAGGTGAGTGGGCTGAGGAGGGAGCAGCCCAAGCCCCTCACTTTGAAATAACGAGAACCAATACTCTGTGGTTGTTACGGTCTTTGCTCGAGTAAGGTGTTAGCATTCCCTAGGCCTGACCCCCCAGGGGGTTGTGCCTGAAGAAGAATCCTAAATGAGCTTAACATTCCTCTGCCTTTGCAGTGCAAGGGTCTGGACAGCTGTTAGCTCTTTTGTTTGACCTGAGCTTGCAGCTCTTAACTCCAGGCCgtgctttattaaaaaaaaacaaacaacaaaaaacaaaagaacacaactaaacaaaaaagaacCCCAACAATGACAAAAAGACACTAAACCAAACTAAAACCCTTGGGAAATTCCTTGGTTCTTGCTTTGCTGCTGTTACAGGTGGCAAACCTGAAGAAGACAATTAAAGTgacaacagcagctgctgcagcagccacatCACAAGACCCAGAACAGCACCTAACAGAGCTCAGGGAGCCGGCTCCTGGCACCAACCAGCGCCAGGCGAGCAAGAAAACTTCCAAAGCCAAAGGGTAAGGAGTGGGGGTAAACAAGCAGAGCCCCTCTGTGTTCATAGGAGATGAACTGAGGGGAGCCCTGTTTCGGAGCAGTGAGGTTGCTGACTGCAGGGTCCTGCTCCCTGGACGGGGAGTGGTTAGACATGTAGTCCCAGCTGAGCTTTTCTCCTGTTAACTTGAGGGGGAATCtctgcagctcttgatctgacTCAGAGTTTGTAAGTCTTCCTTGTGTTCTCCTCTTGCGAAGAATatcagctgcttttctctgtgtgcatttagaaaaggaaatcaGCGATGAGCCTTAGTGTCcactctgaattttttttccctctccccacaggcTCCGAGGCAGTGCAAAGATTTGGTCTAAATCAAACTAGTTGGATCTCCCTTGACAACTGGGAGGGTGAGAGGAAGAGATTTGGGGGATGGAGGGGTCACAAGGGTCCCAGGTGTGATGCTTCTAAGCTCTTTTCCAAGATCCATCTTGCCAACTAGTTCTCCTGCATGTTTGTTCTCTTTCCTACCTTTTTTACTGACTTCCCAGGCAACGCCTCCCTCCTCTTAATCACAGCATTTCACACTCTAAGCTTCCAGTTGTATGCATTGCTGTTTTCCCTACCCCTTAAGTCCCCATCACCACTGCCATGTGTTTctctctttgtctctgtcttttgACAGTTAAATTTAAAGAGCCATGAAACTGTGTCAGTCACCTTTGCAGCTGCAGGGCTTCACAGAAGCTTGGAAAGGGTGCACTGGCGCTCACCAATCATTTTGGCTCTATGAGACCCCTGGGATACTTTGCTCCAGGATGCAGCTGCCATCTTTGATTGTTTAACCTTTGTTTTACTAGGTGGGAGGGTAGTTTTTGaagggattattttaaaaaattatataaatatgttataaatatatataaaacaataaaaatataggTCTGTGGAATATGGACATATCTGTACAATGTTGTGCTCCTGTGGTGGTGTCTCTTTGTCTCATACACTGATTCTGGATGTTCCAAAATAAGCTGTGATACTGAGAGCCTCTGTCCCATTTCTGGGTGGAATATATTCTCAAAATACTCTTCCAAAGGGCAGTGCCACAGTAGCTCAATAGAGCTGGGATGAGAATCTCTAAAGCAGGAATGAGTCATAAATCttatttaaattgtttattGTGTGATTGGTTTGCATCCGGAATGTTCAAAAAGGTGCTTTCCAGGTAGTCTCAGAGAAAGGTGCAAAGACTGAGGAGAAAATTCATATTTGTCTCAATACTATGTGCCCAGTGATCCTGGACAAAATGGAAAGGGATGTGGGAACTTGTCTGACAGAGGGTTGAAGGTTGCAGAGCCAGTGCCCACCGGGGTGAGTTTTCGTGGAATAGATGCTGCTTAAGCCATTCTTGGGTCATGTTGGAGTctggttgaaaaaaaaaaaaaaatgaatcctgTGAGATGCCTGGAAAAAAACCATCAGATTCTTCAGAGGATGTGTGCTTGAGTCTGGCTCGAAGCGAGTCAGTCAGATGCGAGTGTCGCGCTGCGGTTCCACCATGGTGTACGCTGATGTAAATGTAAATTGACACCGTGACTCCCACCCCAGCTCGgttctgcctctttccttgtGCCAATGCTAAAATTTGATTCCCTGAGCCTTGGTATCTCTGCGTGAGCAAACCACCGGAAAATGAATCCAACAGGGGAAACTCCTGATCATTGTCTGCACGGAGACTTTTTCAGTTCACTGGCCGTGGTGAATTTTCTTCTGGGTACTGTGCAGacaagcaggagctggagctgaggCAGCGGAGGTGGGAGCAAGCCTTGGTTAGGGGAGTGGGGAGAGGAGTGCAACCATGTGTTCTGTGGCAGCAAGGTGTGAGATCATCTCAATactcaaaacacaacaaaattgCTGGTTTGTGCAATATTGCTATTTTACTAGTTCTGGATGCTGTAATGCTGTACCAGCTTTCAGTGGGAAACCCCTGTCACCTGAACCCCCTAACTCACAAAACTCTTACGTGTGTAAGGTCAGAGAGCAGGATGCACTAGCCAGCTGTGCCAGGGACAGGGATGTGCCCGGCTGTCTCGGGGTGACTGCAGTCACTGGCCGAGGTCGCCAAGAGCTAGGGCAGCCCCACACCTTTTCCCGTTCCGTGCCTCGAGGCATCCAGCCGTTCGGGTGCAGTCATAGGTGCGGAGATGCCAAGCAGAAGAGCCGTGACATCCAGACAAGAGCTGCCCATCTGGCTGCAGGAGCACATAAGGGGGCAGCAAAGCAGGTTGTCCCAACCCACCTAGAGAGGTCTGCCTAATTTGCAGCAATAGGGAGTCTACTTGACAAGTCCTGTTTTCCATAAATTGCAGGAAGGGCTTGTGACAACACTTTCAGCTTTTGGTTAAATTACCTTGAGCCTTCCTCCCTCTGCATCGCATCACCTTCATCTGTCTCTGTGAGGAAAGTCACTGTGCTTGCTGCATTTGCAGCTGTCTGCAAGCAGCAAAAATGTCCATGCACATCACAGTTTCCCTTGGAttgggactgggactgggactgagTTGCTGGCAGGGGAGGTGATACCTGGCAAGACGGGAGCACCTGCCAAATGTTTGGGCCTTCATGCCCCttacagaggagctgctggcaaaGCTGTTGGGATGTGATGTGAAGGAGAGCGGAGAAGGGCTTGGGATGGAGCTGAGCAGCCAAAGTGCACATCCTACCAGCCTCCTGAGGTCCAGTGGAAGCTGGGCTGGAGTGGTGGCACCTCCAGGAAGTTCTGAAGTTACCAATAATGGATGAGGGTATTTGTGCCCCACAGGAATCCCACTGCCTAAGGAAGAAGAGCTGTAACAGATCTTTGTCCTGAGTGTCTTGGCTTCTCTGCGACCTCTTGGGCTTTCGTAgactcatagaatagtttgggttggtagggaccttcaaaggtcatctagtcaaaccccctgcaatgagcagggacatcttcaactagatcaggttgctcagagccctatTCAACCTAG includes:
- the COPS7A gene encoding COP9 signalosome complex subunit 7a, which produces MAAEGKVTGQSQEQFLLLAKAARGAALASLIHQVLEAPGIYVFGELLDMPAVRELADSEFSPVFRLLTIFAYGTYADYLAEAANLPPLTEAQKNKLRHLSVVTLAAKIKCIPYSVLLEQLQLKNVRQLEDLVIEAVYADVLRGSLDQRNQRLEVDYSIGRDIRREELSTISRTLQEWCQGCEVVLSGIEEQVSRANQHKEQQLALKQQIESEVANLKKTIKVTTAAAAAATSQDPEQHLTELREPAPGTNQRQASKKTSKAKGLRGSAKIWSKSN